The Persephonella atlantica region AACCTCTGCAGGATATTCAGATAATATTTTCTCCACAATCTTTCTTATTTCCCCTTCGTCAGACACCTGCTTCAGACCTTTCTCCTCTACTACCTGTTTAGGCTCTTTTCCTGTTTCAAATGTTTCCTCAAAAACCTCTTTTGCTATCTTTGTGGATATTGCTCCGCTATCTATAAGCTCAACAATCTGAGCAATATGCTCAGGTTTAACTGGACTTTCTGATATCTCTATTCCAGCTTCATTCAGTTTCCCTAAAAGCTCGTTTATTATCCAGTTTGCAATAGATTTTGGATTTTTCGGATAATGTTTAACTGACAGCTCAAAAAATTCAGCCCTGTCTTTGTCTGCAACTAACACCTCTGCATCGTACTCTGTTAAACCAAGCTCCTTTACATACCTCTTTTCTTTTTCATCAGGAAGCTCTGGGAGAGAATCTTTTATCTGCTGTATAAAATCTGATGTAATTCTTACAGGTATCAGGTCAGGGTCAGGGAAATATCTGTAGTCGTGGGCTTCTTCCTTTGTTCTCATTGTGAAGGTCTTACCTGTCTTCTCATCAAACAGTCTTGTTTCCTGAACTATATCTCCTCCCTTTTTCAGTATCTTTGTCTGTCTTTCTATCTCATACTCTATTGCCTTCTGGACAAAACGGAAGGAGTTTATATTTTTTATCTCAACCTTTGTTCCAAATGTTTCTTCCCCCTTTGGTCTGAGGGATATATTCACGTCGCATCTGAGCTGTCCTTTTTCCATGTCAGCATCAGAAACACCTATATACCTCATAATGTTTCTCAGCTTTTCAAGATAAAGCCTTGCGCCAACAGCAGACCTTATATCTGGTTCTGAAACTATCTCCATTAGAGGCGTTCCCGCCCTGTTCAGGTCAACGTAAGAGTATCCCCCTTCGTGTATCGTCTTTCCTGCATCTTCTTCCATATGCAGTCTATGTATCCTTATCCTTTCAACTTTTCCATCTACTTTTATATCAATATATCCGTCAGTAGCCAGAGGTTTGTCATACTGGGATATCTGGTAACCCTTTGGAAGGTCTGGATAAAAGTAATTTTTACGGGCAAAGACAGAAAGATTGTGAACTTTGCAGTTGAGTGCCAATGATGCCTTTATCGCATACTCAAGGGCTTTTCTGTTTAAGACCGGTAAACTTCCGGGCATTCCAAGACATACAGGACATACATTGCTGTTAGGCTCTGCTCCAAACTCTACCCTGCAACTGCAGAAACATTTTGTTTTTGTGGACATCTGAACATGCACTTCCAGTCCAATAACAGGTTCAAACTCTCCCATCTTCCTCTCCGAGCTATTTATAACTGAATTATTAGATTATCAGAAATAAAGGCTGATGTGAAGAATATTAATGCTTATAGTAGTATAATAGTTTCTAAAAATACTACAAGGAGAAATGAATGGACTACCATGTAAAAGATATATCTTTAGCTGAAAAAGGAAAGCTGAGAATTGAATGGGCAGAAAAGGATATGCCTGTTCTCAGACAAATCAGAGAAAGATTTGAAAAAGAAAAACCCCTTAAAGGAATAACCATTGCTGCATGTCTTCATGTTACTACAGAAACGGCAAATCTGATGGTAACACTAAAGGCTGGAGGAGCAGATGTTTACCTGACAGCCTCAAATCCTCTTTCAACACAGGACGATGTTGCCGCAGCACTGGTTAAATATTACAACATTCCAACCTTCGCCATACACGGCGAAGATACAGACACTTATTACCAGCACATAAAAGAGGTTTTAGACAGAAAACCTAACATAACAATGGACGATGGAGGAGACCTTATATCAACACTCCACAAAGAAAGACAGGAGCTCATTCCAAACATATATGGAGGAACAGAAGAAACCACAACAGGAGTAATAAGATTTAAAGCAATGGAAAAGGATGGGGTTCTAAAATTCCCTGTTATCGCTGTTAACGATGCATACACAAAACACCTTTTTGACAACAGATACGGAACAGGTCAGTCAACAATAGATGGAATACTGAGAGCCACGAACAGACTTTTAGCCGGCTCTGTTTTTGTTGTCGCAGGTTACGGCTGGTGCGGAAGAGGTGTTGCAATGAGAGCACAGGGAATGGGAGCGGAAGTTGTAGTTACAGAAGTTGACCCACTGAAAGCATTAGAGGCAAGGATGGACGGGTTCAGAGTCATGCCTATGATAGAAGCTGCAAAAATTGCTGATTTTATTGTTACAGTAACAGGAAATATCAATGTTATTGATAAACAGCATTTTGAAGTTATGAAAGATGGATGTATTGTGGCAAATTCAGGACATTTTGACGTTGAGATAAATCTGAAAGTTCTCAAAGAGATGTCTGTCTCCCAGAGAGAAATAAGAGAAAATGTAAGGGGGTACAAAATGCCTGACGGCAGGAATATATATGTTTTAGCTGAAGGAAGACTGGTAAACTTAGCTGCAGCTGAAGGACATCCTGCACAGGTAATGGATATGTCATTTGCAAATCAGGCTCTTTCTGCAGAATATTTAGTAAATAACCATCAAAATCTAAAACCAAAAGTATACAAAGTTCCTGACGAGCTTGACTTTGAGGTTGCCAAACTTAAACTAAATGCTATGGGGATAAAGATAGACAATCTAACACCTGAACAGAAAGAATACCTTTCAAGCTGGGAACATGGAACATAATACAAACCATTAGGAGGATAAATATGACAAGGGAAGAAGCTATCAAAATCCTGTTAGAAACAGATGAAGAGTTTAAAAAATGGCATGATGAGAGACAGGAGCTGAAATGGAAAATACAGAAGCTGGAAAAACATTATCCCCCTGACCCAGAATTAGAAGCAGAAGAAGAGAGAATGAAAAGAAGAAAACTGTATTTAAAAGATTTAATGGAACAGAGAATAAAAGAGTTTTTACAAAAAAATTCCTAAAAGAGGTAATAGATGAGAAGTGATATTGTGAAAAAAGGCTTTGAGAGAGCTCCTCATAGAAGTCTGCTCAGAGCCTGCGGTCTGTCAGAAGAAGATTTCAATAAGCCGTTTATAGGTATTGCAAACTCTTACATAGATATAATACCGGGACATGTTCATCTGAGAGAGTTTGCCCAGATAGTAAAAGACGCAGTGAGAGAAGCAGGAGGCGTTCCA contains the following coding sequences:
- the gatB gene encoding Asp-tRNA(Asn)/Glu-tRNA(Gln) amidotransferase subunit GatB produces the protein MGEFEPVIGLEVHVQMSTKTKCFCSCRVEFGAEPNSNVCPVCLGMPGSLPVLNRKALEYAIKASLALNCKVHNLSVFARKNYFYPDLPKGYQISQYDKPLATDGYIDIKVDGKVERIRIHRLHMEEDAGKTIHEGGYSYVDLNRAGTPLMEIVSEPDIRSAVGARLYLEKLRNIMRYIGVSDADMEKGQLRCDVNISLRPKGEETFGTKVEIKNINSFRFVQKAIEYEIERQTKILKKGGDIVQETRLFDEKTGKTFTMRTKEEAHDYRYFPDPDLIPVRITSDFIQQIKDSLPELPDEKEKRYVKELGLTEYDAEVLVADKDRAEFFELSVKHYPKNPKSIANWIINELLGKLNEAGIEISESPVKPEHIAQIVELIDSGAISTKIAKEVFEETFETGKEPKQVVEEKGLKQVSDEGEIRKIVEKILSEYPAEVEKYKSGNTKLIGFFVGQVMKATRGKANPKVVNKILSELLNQ
- the ahcY gene encoding adenosylhomocysteinase — protein: MDYHVKDISLAEKGKLRIEWAEKDMPVLRQIRERFEKEKPLKGITIAACLHVTTETANLMVTLKAGGADVYLTASNPLSTQDDVAAALVKYYNIPTFAIHGEDTDTYYQHIKEVLDRKPNITMDDGGDLISTLHKERQELIPNIYGGTEETTTGVIRFKAMEKDGVLKFPVIAVNDAYTKHLFDNRYGTGQSTIDGILRATNRLLAGSVFVVAGYGWCGRGVAMRAQGMGAEVVVTEVDPLKALEARMDGFRVMPMIEAAKIADFIVTVTGNINVIDKQHFEVMKDGCIVANSGHFDVEINLKVLKEMSVSQREIRENVRGYKMPDGRNIYVLAEGRLVNLAAAEGHPAQVMDMSFANQALSAEYLVNNHQNLKPKVYKVPDELDFEVAKLKLNAMGIKIDNLTPEQKEYLSSWEHGT
- a CDS encoding DUF465 domain-containing protein, with the protein product MTREEAIKILLETDEEFKKWHDERQELKWKIQKLEKHYPPDPELEAEEERMKRRKLYLKDLMEQRIKEFLQKNS